A DNA window from Bacteroides cellulosilyticus contains the following coding sequences:
- the rsmG gene encoding 16S rRNA (guanine(527)-N(7))-methyltransferase RsmG — protein MEIILKYFPDLTEAQKQQFASLYDLYTDWNAKINVISRKDIENLYEHHVLHSLGIAKVIRFTPGTRIMDLGTGGGFPGIPLAILFPEVKFHLVDSIGKKVRVATEVANSIGLKNVTFRHARAEEEKQLFDFVVSRAVMPLADLLKIIRKNIASEQHNAMPNGLICLKGGELANEAMPFKNKTMMYDLKDYFEEEFFETKKVVYVTP, from the coding sequence ATGGAAATCATTCTAAAGTACTTCCCAGACCTCACAGAGGCGCAGAAGCAGCAATTTGCGTCCCTCTATGATCTCTATACGGACTGGAATGCAAAAATAAACGTCATATCACGTAAAGACATTGAAAACCTGTACGAACACCACGTACTCCATTCATTGGGTATAGCTAAAGTGATTCGCTTTACTCCCGGCACCCGCATCATGGATCTTGGAACGGGCGGTGGTTTTCCGGGTATTCCCCTTGCCATCTTATTCCCCGAGGTGAAGTTCCATCTTGTTGACAGCATCGGGAAGAAAGTACGTGTAGCAACGGAAGTAGCCAACAGCATCGGACTGAAAAACGTGACTTTCCGCCATGCACGTGCTGAGGAGGAAAAGCAACTCTTCGATTTCGTTGTAAGCCGTGCCGTGATGCCGTTGGCCGACTTGCTGAAAATCATCCGCAAAAACATCGCTTCCGAGCAACACAATGCTATGCCCAACGGACTGATCTGCCTGAAAGGTGGTGAGCTGGCAAATGAAGCCATGCCTTTCAAGAATAAGACCATGATGTATGATCTGAAAGACTATTTCGAAGAAGAATTCTTTGAAACGAAGAAAGTGGTTTACGTGACGCCTTAA
- a CDS encoding MBL fold metallo-hydrolase produces MKIKRFEFNMFPVNCYVLWDDTLEAAVIDPGCYYEEEKQALKNFIHKNGLNVKHLLNTHLHLDHIFGNAFMVKEFGLPVEANKADEFWIDEAPKQSRMFGFHWNELPAPIGHYLHDGDIINFGNTTLEAIHVPGHSPGSLVYYCAADHCMFSGDVLFQGSIGRADLTGGNFDELKEHICSRLFILPNETIVYPGHGAPTTIGIEKAENPFFR; encoded by the coding sequence ATGAAAATAAAAAGGTTTGAGTTTAATATGTTCCCTGTAAACTGTTATGTTTTGTGGGACGACACTCTTGAAGCTGCCGTGATAGATCCCGGTTGCTACTATGAGGAGGAAAAACAAGCGTTGAAGAACTTCATTCACAAAAATGGCCTGAACGTAAAGCACCTCCTTAATACGCACCTGCATCTGGACCATATCTTTGGAAATGCTTTCATGGTCAAAGAATTCGGTCTGCCGGTGGAAGCCAACAAAGCCGATGAATTCTGGATTGACGAAGCTCCGAAACAAAGCCGCATGTTCGGTTTTCATTGGAACGAACTGCCCGCACCGATAGGACACTATCTTCATGACGGAGATATCATCAACTTCGGTAACACTACGTTGGAAGCTATCCACGTACCGGGACATTCACCGGGTAGCCTTGTTTACTACTGTGCCGCAGATCATTGCATGTTCTCCGGTGACGTACTTTTCCAGGGCAGCATCGGACGTGCCGACCTTACCGGTGGTAATTTCGACGAACTGAAAGAGCACATTTGTAGCCGCCTGTTCATACTGCCCAATGAAACGATTGTCTATCCCGGACATGGCGCCCCGACCACTATCGGTATTGAAAAGGCGGAAAATCCATTCTTCAGATAA
- the gcvP gene encoding aminomethyl-transferring glycine dehydrogenase yields the protein MKSDLLACRHIGISEKDEEKMLRKIGVGSLDELIDKTIPANIRLKEPLALPAPMTEYEFGQHITRLACKNKLYTTYIGLGWYNTITPAVIQRNVFENPVWYTSYTPYQTEVSQGRLEALMNFQTAVCDLTGMPLANCSLLDEATAAAEAVSMMYALRPRDMQKSGANVVFVDESIFPQTLAVMTTRAIPQGIQIRTGKYSELELTPDIFACILQYPNASGNAEDYRAFVEKAHAANCKVAVAADILSLALLTPPGEWGADIVFGTTQRLGTPMFYGGPSAGYFATRDEYKRNIPGRIIGWSKDKYGKLCYRMALQTREQHIKREKATSNICTAQALLATMAGFYAVYHGPEGIHAIAERIHSIAAYLEKCIKKLGYKQVNDQYFDTLRFVLPDSVSAQQVRTIALSKEVNLRYFDNGDVGMSIDETTDVSAANVLLSIFAIAAGKDYTKVDDIPVSNTINKTLKRQSAYLTHEVFNKYHTETEMMRYIKRLDRKDISLAHSMISLGSCTMKLNAAAEMLPLSRPEFMCMHPLVPEDQAEGYRELINNLSEELKVITGFAGVSLQPNSGAAGEYTGLRVIRAYLENIGQGHRNKVLIPASAHGTNPASAIQAGFTTVTCACDAQGNVDMNDLRAKAEENKDDLAALMITYPSTHGIFETEIVEICRIIHNCGAQVYMDGANMNAQVGLTNPGFIGADVCHLNLHKTFASPHGGGGPGVGPICVADHLVPFLPGHPLFGNPANTVSAAPFGSAGILPITYGYIRMMGTEGLTRATKIAILSANYLAVCLKDTYGIVYRGATGFVGHEMILECRKVHEETGISENDIAKRLMDYGYHAPTLSFPVHGTLMIEPTESESLAELDNFVNVMLTIWEEIQEVKEGKADKEDNVLINAPHPEYEVVANNWEHSYTREKAAYPIESVRENKFWINVARVDNTLGDRKLLPTCYGCFE from the coding sequence ATGAAAAGCGACCTATTAGCTTGCCGCCACATCGGCATCAGCGAAAAAGACGAAGAGAAAATGCTCCGGAAAATAGGAGTCGGCAGTCTGGATGAGTTAATAGACAAAACCATCCCTGCAAACATTCGTCTGAAAGAACCGTTGGCATTGCCCGCGCCTATGACTGAATATGAGTTCGGACAACACATCACCCGGTTGGCGTGCAAAAACAAACTTTACACAACGTATATCGGCCTCGGCTGGTATAACACCATTACCCCCGCCGTTATTCAACGGAATGTATTCGAGAATCCGGTATGGTACACTTCTTATACCCCCTACCAGACAGAAGTTTCGCAAGGGCGCCTCGAAGCGTTGATGAACTTCCAGACCGCAGTATGCGACCTGACGGGTATGCCCCTTGCCAACTGCTCTCTGCTGGATGAAGCGACGGCTGCAGCCGAAGCCGTCAGTATGATGTATGCCCTGCGTCCGCGTGATATGCAGAAGTCCGGTGCAAACGTAGTGTTTGTGGACGAGAGCATTTTCCCACAGACACTGGCCGTAATGACTACGCGTGCTATCCCGCAAGGTATTCAGATACGCACAGGTAAATATTCCGAACTGGAACTGACACCGGATATTTTTGCCTGTATACTGCAATATCCGAATGCGAGCGGAAACGCAGAAGATTACCGTGCCTTTGTAGAAAAAGCCCATGCTGCCAACTGCAAAGTAGCCGTTGCCGCCGATATCCTGAGCCTTGCCCTGCTCACCCCTCCCGGAGAATGGGGAGCTGATATTGTATTCGGTACCACCCAACGCCTCGGTACACCGATGTTCTATGGCGGACCGTCAGCCGGGTACTTCGCTACGCGCGACGAATACAAACGTAATATTCCGGGACGTATCATCGGTTGGTCAAAAGATAAATACGGAAAACTCTGTTACCGTATGGCACTGCAAACCCGCGAGCAACATATCAAACGGGAAAAGGCTACTTCAAATATCTGTACCGCACAGGCTTTGCTGGCAACCATGGCGGGCTTTTATGCTGTGTACCACGGTCCGGAAGGTATTCACGCCATTGCAGAACGTATCCACAGCATCGCCGCATATCTGGAAAAGTGTATCAAGAAACTGGGATACAAACAAGTGAATGACCAATACTTCGACACCCTGCGCTTTGTGTTGCCCGACAGTGTATCTGCCCAACAGGTACGTACCATCGCATTGAGCAAGGAAGTCAATCTGCGCTACTTTGATAATGGAGACGTAGGTATGAGTATTGACGAAACAACTGACGTATCCGCTGCCAATGTATTGCTTTCCATCTTTGCCATTGCCGCAGGAAAAGACTACACCAAAGTGGATGATATTCCCGTAAGCAATACTATTAATAAGACTCTGAAACGCCAGAGTGCTTATCTGACACATGAAGTGTTCAATAAATATCATACGGAAACGGAGATGATGCGTTATATCAAGCGCCTTGACCGTAAGGATATCTCCCTCGCCCATTCCATGATTTCCCTCGGTTCCTGCACCATGAAGCTGAACGCTGCAGCGGAAATGCTGCCTCTCAGCCGTCCGGAATTTATGTGCATGCATCCGCTTGTTCCCGAGGACCAGGCAGAGGGTTATCGTGAATTGATAAACAATCTCAGCGAAGAACTGAAAGTCATCACAGGCTTTGCAGGAGTCAGTCTGCAACCGAACTCCGGTGCGGCAGGTGAATATACAGGACTACGTGTTATCCGCGCTTATCTGGAAAACATCGGTCAGGGACACCGCAACAAAGTGTTGATTCCTGCTTCCGCCCACGGCACAAATCCGGCATCTGCCATCCAAGCAGGTTTCACTACTGTGACTTGCGCTTGCGACGCACAGGGCAATGTGGATATGAACGACCTTCGTGCCAAGGCGGAAGAGAACAAAGACGACCTTGCCGCACTGATGATTACCTATCCTTCTACACACGGTATTTTTGAGACGGAAATCGTAGAAATCTGCCGCATCATCCATAATTGCGGTGCACAGGTATATATGGACGGTGCCAATATGAATGCTCAGGTTGGCCTGACGAACCCCGGCTTTATCGGTGCGGACGTTTGCCACCTGAACCTGCATAAGACGTTCGCTTCGCCTCATGGCGGTGGTGGTCCGGGTGTAGGTCCTATCTGCGTTGCGGACCATCTGGTTCCGTTCCTGCCGGGACATCCGCTTTTCGGCAATCCTGCCAATACGGTATCTGCCGCTCCGTTCGGAAGTGCAGGTATTCTACCTATCACTTACGGATATATCCGCATGATGGGTACGGAAGGATTAACACGTGCTACCAAAATCGCTATTCTCAGCGCTAATTACCTGGCAGTCTGTCTGAAAGATACGTATGGTATTGTATATCGTGGTGCCACTGGCTTTGTTGGTCATGAAATGATATTGGAATGCCGCAAGGTACACGAAGAGACGGGTATCAGCGAAAATGATATCGCCAAACGACTGATGGACTATGGTTATCATGCTCCTACCCTCTCCTTCCCTGTTCACGGTACGCTTATGATAGAGCCTACAGAAAGCGAAAGCCTTGCCGAACTGGATAACTTCGTGAACGTGATGTTGACCATCTGGGAGGAAATCCAGGAAGTGAAAGAAGGAAAAGCGGATAAGGAAGATAATGTTCTGATAAATGCCCCGCATCCCGAATATGAGGTAGTTGCCAATAATTGGGAACACAGCTATACAAGGGAAAAGGCAGCTTATCCGATAGAAAGTGTACGCGAAAACAAGTTCTGGATAAACGTGGCGCGCGTGGATAACACGTTGGGCGACCGTAAGTTGTTGCCGACGTGCTACGGATGTTTTGAATAA
- a CDS encoding tetratricopeptide repeat protein, with translation MKLIFFLLLYASCFSSCTSRLSPKDTEIKALSDSLKVRCNDRIMQTDSLRIEAENFMAHTQPGTPEYFLARQYYINSYFNEKNFPRVLEMLDETERMPGYKDLPATQANYLYTRSRCYQFMQQYDKAIAISRQIMDLVPTPGDTLAHEGIRTRAVGAMNNVNNIFYFTNRTDQGAEWFHRLRTNPPALLDECCRRDMMIFEGYLRGLAGQKERAEAVMDSAHALPVYRKTAENTFRDCSFAASVYYALPHRKDDMERLLKHAISEGRKDRYIPGINWAMSLLGNIYSRQNRFQEAVQLQYQGLEIGLRLQDNVFCARCYHELSNLYYKWGMYPQAQYYIDKVFAWQENTNTNLKDKGAYHLTKWSIVQKLPGYRREERLKLLATADSCFLLSEIKQTAQTHFYKAIDRIMILPYESAKGLEDIERYYGSNTSTASDYNVEALRAIALFRLGRDAEARKTILAIKKYNSTDSYHFLDTLMSHYIHREDNAVIAHLTRLREPLLQVYLEQKTREAVVEADIRYQTEQKEKENRLLSAEVELKSSRLQTFIFTGLFLLAIGVGIGGWLWMRLRLKEREKLFSQQQLHEQSQRLQQLIASRQELNNRNEELLRQLVDIQATHDKTCDLEHVMESLQPCLLTNREEEQFRTAFASLYPTVLHSLRSICPRITRTEELFCMLIVLKQNNEEISRTLGITRSSVLKNRYRLRTKLGLPEGCDLDSEVRALLLPE, from the coding sequence ATGAAATTAATCTTCTTCCTATTGCTATATGCCAGTTGCTTCAGCAGTTGTACTTCTCGCCTTTCTCCAAAGGACACCGAAATAAAAGCCCTCAGCGATTCGCTGAAAGTACGCTGTAACGATCGGATCATGCAAACCGACTCACTGCGCATCGAAGCTGAAAATTTCATGGCTCACACCCAACCGGGAACTCCTGAATATTTCCTTGCCCGCCAGTACTACATCAACTCTTATTTCAACGAGAAAAACTTCCCGCGTGTGCTGGAGATGCTAGACGAAACAGAGCGGATGCCCGGCTACAAAGACTTGCCCGCCACCCAAGCCAATTATCTCTATACACGCTCCCGCTGCTACCAATTCATGCAGCAATATGATAAAGCGATTGCCATTTCACGGCAAATAATGGATTTGGTGCCCACGCCCGGTGATACCCTTGCGCATGAAGGCATCCGTACCCGTGCCGTAGGTGCCATGAACAACGTGAACAACATCTTCTACTTCACGAACCGTACCGACCAAGGCGCCGAATGGTTCCACCGACTCCGCACCAACCCGCCTGCATTACTCGACGAATGCTGTCGCCGCGACATGATGATATTCGAGGGCTATCTGCGAGGACTTGCCGGACAAAAAGAGCGGGCAGAAGCTGTAATGGACAGTGCCCACGCTTTACCCGTCTATCGGAAGACAGCAGAAAACACCTTCCGCGATTGCTCCTTTGCCGCCAGCGTATATTATGCGCTTCCCCACCGCAAAGATGATATGGAACGCCTGTTGAAACATGCCATCTCTGAAGGACGCAAAGACCGCTACATACCGGGTATCAATTGGGCCATGAGTCTGCTCGGAAATATATACTCCCGGCAAAACCGGTTTCAAGAAGCCGTGCAATTACAATATCAGGGACTGGAAATCGGTCTGAGGTTGCAGGACAATGTATTTTGCGCACGTTGCTATCATGAACTGAGCAATCTATATTACAAATGGGGGATGTATCCACAGGCTCAATATTACATTGACAAAGTTTTCGCCTGGCAGGAAAACACCAATACCAACCTGAAAGACAAAGGAGCATATCATCTGACCAAATGGAGCATTGTACAAAAACTTCCGGGCTACCGGCGGGAAGAGCGATTGAAACTGCTGGCGACGGCGGATTCTTGTTTTCTTCTTTCCGAAATCAAGCAAACGGCCCAGACGCATTTTTACAAAGCAATCGACCGGATAATGATCTTGCCATACGAATCGGCAAAAGGATTGGAAGATATAGAAAGGTATTACGGATCCAACACCTCCACCGCATCCGATTACAATGTTGAAGCACTGCGTGCCATCGCTTTATTCCGCTTGGGACGCGATGCCGAAGCCCGAAAAACAATACTTGCCATCAAAAAGTATAACTCTACGGACAGCTACCACTTCCTTGACACACTGATGAGCCATTACATACATCGGGAAGACAATGCCGTCATCGCCCACCTCACCCGCTTGCGCGAACCGCTTTTACAAGTCTACCTGGAACAGAAGACCCGCGAAGCGGTAGTAGAAGCCGATATCCGTTATCAGACAGAACAGAAAGAGAAAGAGAACCGTTTGCTCTCCGCCGAAGTAGAGCTGAAGAGCAGTCGCTTGCAAACATTTATCTTCACCGGACTCTTCCTGCTCGCTATAGGAGTCGGCATAGGCGGCTGGTTATGGATGCGTCTTCGCCTGAAAGAACGGGAGAAACTTTTCTCACAGCAGCAATTGCACGAACAGAGCCAACGCCTGCAACAACTCATAGCTTCCAGGCAAGAGCTGAACAACCGCAACGAAGAACTCCTCCGTCAATTGGTCGACATACAAGCCACACACGACAAAACCTGCGACTTAGAGCACGTAATGGAGAGCCTGCAACCTTGCCTGCTCACCAACAGAGAAGAAGAACAGTTCCGCACCGCCTTCGCTTCGCTCTATCCCACCGTACTGCATAGCTTGCGTTCCATCTGTCCGCGCATCACCCGTACCGAAGAATTGTTCTGTATGCTTATCGTATTGAAGCAAAACAACGAAGAAATATCCCGCACATTGGGCATCACCCGTAGCAGTGTATTGAAAAACCGATACCGCCTGCGCACCAAGTTAGGCCTGCCCGAAGGGTGTGATCTTGACTCTGAAGTACGTGCCTTACTGCTGCCGGAATAA
- a CDS encoding helix-turn-helix transcriptional regulator: MNLTNEIIGGLLLILLFGVTFLIRYAFIERNVIRHTQMRLSKIEEEVQKHPLTCPLKQQIEQQAEQQSLSDPESPHSSQTACFQSRLTTAEVEVNFRNHFTSLYPNAIHRLRTISPRITRVDELLCMLILLKQNNEEIAHLLGVSRSTVLKNRYRLRCKLQLPVGVDLDTEVRNLLAPDEEQTPSDMNVKQ; encoded by the coding sequence ATGAATCTAACAAACGAAATTATCGGAGGACTCCTCCTCATTTTATTATTCGGTGTAACATTCCTCATTCGTTACGCTTTCATTGAACGTAACGTCATACGACATACCCAAATGCGGCTTTCCAAAATAGAAGAGGAAGTCCAAAAACATCCGTTGACCTGTCCGCTGAAACAGCAGATAGAACAGCAAGCTGAACAGCAGTCACTCTCCGATCCGGAAAGTCCACATTCTTCACAGACAGCCTGCTTTCAGTCGCGACTCACCACTGCTGAAGTGGAAGTCAATTTCCGCAACCACTTTACATCACTGTATCCCAATGCTATACACCGCCTTCGCACCATATCCCCGCGGATTACCCGCGTCGATGAGTTGCTCTGTATGCTCATCCTCTTGAAGCAGAATAACGAAGAGATAGCCCATCTGCTGGGAGTCAGCCGCTCCACCGTATTGAAAAACCGGTACCGGCTGCGGTGTAAACTGCAATTGCCGGTAGGCGTAGACCTGGATACCGAAGTACGCAACCTGCTCGCCCCGGATGAGGAACAAACACCGTCGGATATGAATGTGAAGCAATAG
- a CDS encoding leucine-rich repeat protein, with amino-acid sequence MKTRGFHQSIVLMAAALATVACQNELKEEYNEPKPGEKITMTIRATQGAASQTRTDYEDKLGIAGIAVKWEGGSTDGAPVERIKVFGVNANELGYSVDFNSLPSSLSQDGTSISFEGTIDARSLYFAMYPADNCIYNTEGQAIYTSFSGQTQDCAKPMAHLKGFDLMVGRAATPGSYDKLTFSHEAAMIRFSLKNVPSTEKITRVSLAAANNKLSSRMYALLAGSSIDGLTVEADTDYAPVSSLSLDITNHTPSTEPLKAYMMIPPCDLSNDLLTVTVNTESGNTYTGDLTTAAGTLLEAGLCYTLEPTLALGKTISLPPATEGSLESTLNNITPTPEQTELAVTGAVNTDDITALATFLKENKAEKITAIDLSGISGIAEVTGFADCAKLEKVILPDPADAIGDNAFEGCTALTTVIQNEPMPADAAPATRASISKRIKKIGNSAFKNCTSMTEMFLHADIQSVGNNAFEGCTTMTALIFEGTKAANGNGGISLGTGIITGTHPDIKIFLPAITELAMATAYKTILGENPTYYNFAGYGSATTTEEKTNPASYTLIPTVPVDTMQFTVEVESGDLGFSIPFPESGNTPANITVDWGDGTAAVAVPKGTTLAAGDAFQHTYAAAGTYTITITSDATADKQQIPVLNFGQRTGSYNTNKLVSLETALLNMDYSNLNNTFKSCKKLTTIPGNLFEKNTKATYFSNCFENCIALQTIPENLFGKNTVAKDFGYCFATCSALKTIPEKLFENNTAATYFGYCFYNCSALETIPGMLFAKNAEVVYFNSCFSHCSALKTIPGNLFEKNAKATNFSFCFSNCSSTQLTTIPEELFAKNTAAENFSRCFQGCEALKTIKGGLFANNKKATDFSYCFDECSELQAIPEKLFANNTEATDFGNCFSSCYALQTIPKGLFANNKKATSFSECFSNCHALATIPEGLFAKNTMATKFSFCFSGCTKMELNANIFVDPTATEEEKLKRFMDKSMNFKYCFQNYAENNTTSGIAPALWNYAKGSGQWQTENCFTNCKVSNHADVPSDGSWGTPKAPN; translated from the coding sequence ATGAAAACAAGAGGATTTCATCAAAGCATCGTTCTGATGGCCGCGGCACTGGCAACAGTAGCCTGCCAAAATGAACTGAAGGAAGAGTACAACGAACCCAAACCGGGTGAGAAGATAACCATGACCATCCGGGCTACACAAGGCGCGGCCTCACAGACGCGCACCGACTATGAAGACAAGCTGGGAATAGCCGGTATAGCTGTGAAGTGGGAAGGCGGAAGTACAGACGGTGCACCGGTGGAGAGGATTAAAGTATTCGGCGTCAATGCAAATGAGCTGGGTTACTCGGTAGATTTCAATAGCCTGCCAAGCAGTCTCAGCCAGGACGGAACGAGTATCAGCTTCGAAGGAACCATTGATGCAAGGAGCCTCTACTTTGCCATGTATCCCGCTGACAATTGCATCTACAATACTGAAGGTCAAGCCATCTACACCTCCTTCTCAGGCCAGACACAAGACTGCGCCAAGCCCATGGCGCACCTCAAAGGCTTCGACCTTATGGTGGGACGAGCAGCGACACCGGGCTCGTATGATAAACTCACATTCAGCCACGAGGCCGCGATGATACGCTTCAGCCTCAAAAACGTGCCTTCTACAGAGAAAATCACCCGTGTGAGCCTCGCTGCCGCCAATAACAAACTGAGCTCCCGGATGTACGCATTGCTCGCCGGCTCGTCAATAGACGGGTTAACCGTCGAAGCGGATACGGATTACGCCCCGGTGTCAAGCCTCAGCCTCGACATCACTAACCATACCCCCTCCACGGAGCCGCTGAAAGCCTACATGATGATACCTCCATGCGATCTGAGCAACGACCTGCTCACCGTCACCGTAAACACGGAAAGCGGCAATACCTACACCGGCGATTTGACAACCGCAGCCGGCACCTTGCTGGAAGCCGGTCTGTGCTATACCTTAGAACCCACGTTAGCACTCGGCAAAACCATCAGCCTGCCACCCGCTACGGAGGGGAGTTTGGAAAGTACCTTGAACAATATAACCCCGACCCCGGAACAAACCGAACTGGCCGTGACGGGCGCGGTAAACACCGACGACATCACCGCCCTGGCCACTTTCTTGAAAGAAAACAAGGCTGAGAAAATCACCGCCATCGACCTGTCCGGCATCAGCGGCATAGCCGAGGTGACAGGCTTTGCAGACTGCGCAAAGCTAGAAAAAGTCATACTGCCCGACCCCGCGGACGCCATTGGCGACAATGCCTTTGAAGGCTGCACGGCACTGACCACAGTCATCCAGAACGAACCGATGCCCGCCGATGCCGCACCCGCCACCCGCGCCAGTATCTCCAAAAGAATAAAAAAGATAGGAAACAGCGCCTTTAAAAATTGCACCTCGATGACCGAAATGTTCCTGCACGCTGATATACAAAGCGTAGGAAACAACGCCTTTGAAGGGTGCACGACAATGACAGCCCTCATATTCGAAGGCACAAAAGCGGCCAACGGAAACGGCGGTATAAGCTTAGGGACCGGCATCATAACCGGAACGCACCCGGACATCAAAATATTCCTGCCTGCCATCACCGAGCTCGCAATGGCCACCGCGTATAAGACAATCCTGGGAGAAAATCCCACCTACTACAACTTCGCGGGCTACGGCAGCGCCACTACCACTGAAGAGAAAACGAACCCCGCATCGTACACACTCATCCCCACGGTTCCAGTTGATACAATGCAGTTCACCGTGGAGGTGGAAAGTGGCGATCTGGGATTCAGCATTCCCTTCCCCGAATCCGGCAATACTCCCGCGAATATCACGGTAGATTGGGGTGACGGTACAGCCGCTGTCGCAGTACCCAAAGGCACGACGCTTGCAGCGGGTGACGCATTCCAGCACACCTACGCCGCAGCGGGCACATACACCATCACCATCACCTCGGATGCGACGGCGGACAAACAGCAAATACCGGTGCTGAATTTTGGGCAAAGAACCGGCTCTTACAACACAAATAAACTGGTGAGCCTTGAAACGGCATTGCTCAATATGGATTATTCCAATTTAAATAACACATTCAAGTCTTGCAAAAAATTAACCACAATCCCGGGAAATCTTTTCGAAAAGAACACAAAGGCTACATACTTCAGCAATTGTTTCGAAAACTGTATCGCATTACAGACAATTCCGGAAAATCTTTTCGGAAAGAACACGGTGGCTAAAGACTTCGGCTATTGCTTCGCTACCTGTAGCGCATTAAAGACAATCCCGGAAAAACTTTTCGAGAATAACACAGCGGCTACATACTTCGGCTATTGTTTCTATAATTGTAGCGCATTAGAGACAATCCCGGGAATGCTTTTCGCGAAGAACGCAGAGGTTGTATACTTCAACTCTTGCTTCTCTCACTGTAGCGCATTAAAGACAATCCCGGGAAATCTTTTCGAAAAGAACGCAAAGGCTACAAACTTCAGCTTTTGCTTCTCCAACTGTAGTAGTACCCAATTAACCACAATCCCGGAAGAGCTTTTCGCGAAGAACACAGCGGCTGAGAACTTCAGCCGTTGCTTCCAAGGCTGTGAAGCATTAAAGACAATCAAGGGAGGGCTTTTCGCAAATAACAAAAAAGCTACTGACTTCAGCTATTGCTTCGACGAGTGTAGCGAATTGCAGGCAATTCCGGAAAAGCTTTTCGCGAACAACACAGAGGCTACAGATTTCGGCAATTGCTTCTCTAGCTGTTACGCATTACAGACAATTCCGAAAGGGCTTTTCGCAAATAACAAAAAAGCTACCAGCTTCAGCGAGTGCTTCTCTAACTGTCACGCATTAGCCACAATCCCGGAAGGGCTTTTCGCGAAAAACACAATGGCTACAAAGTTCAGCTTTTGCTTCTCTGGATGTACCAAGATGGAGTTAAACGCAAATATATTCGTCGATCCCACCGCGACCGAAGAGGAGAAATTAAAACGTTTCATGGATAAGTCCATGAACTTTAAGTATTGCTTCCAAAACTACGCTGAAAATAACACTACGTCAGGTATCGCCCCCGCCTTGTGGAACTATGCGAAAGGTTCGGGCCAATGGCAGACGGAAAATTGCTTCACCAACTGCAAGGTGTCAAATCACGCCGACGTTCCGAGTGATGGTAGTTGGGGCACTCCCAAGGCTCCTAACTAA